GCGCGACGCATCCCCGACCCCACCACCGCCGGCGACTTCTGCCGCCGCTTCTTGGCGTCCGACGTCGAAGCGCTGATCGACGCGATTAACGAGGTTCGCCGGCGCGTCTGGGCCGAGCAACCCGAGTCGTTCTTCGACTGCGCGACGATCGACATGGACGGTACCCTCGTCGGGACCACCGGTCCGTGCAAGGACGGGATGGACATCGCCTACGACGGCACCTGGGGTTATCACCCGCTGGTCGTTTCGCTGGCCGAGACCGGGGAGGTCCTCAGCATCGTGAATCGTCCGGGGAATCGACCGTCGCACGAGGGCGCGGCCCGGGAAGTCAACCGCTCGCTGGTGTTGTGCCTCGAGGCCGGTTTTCGCACGGTCCTCTTGCGGGGCGACACCGATTTCTCGCAGACCCAGTATCTGGATGGCTGGAATGCCATCCGCAAGACGCGGTTCCTTTTCGGTTACGATGCCGTGCCCACTCTGGTGCAGAAAGCCGAGGAACTCCCGGACCACGCGTGGCGGCGGCTGACCCGCCCCGCCCGTTATCACGTGAACACGCAACCGCGGCGGACGCCGGAAAACGTCAAGGCCAGGATCGTGACGGAGCGGGAGTACGAGACGCTCCGTTTGGACTCGGAAGACATCGCCGAGTTCGAGTATCGGCCCACCGCCTGCCGCCAGAAGTACCGGATGGTGGTGATCCGCAAGAACATCACCAAGGCGAAAGGCGAGGCGGCGCTGTTCGATGACGTGCGTTACTTCTTTTACATCACCAACGAGCGGGAGTGGTCGGCGGACGCGATTGTGTTCTCGGCCAACGACCGGTGCCACCAGGAGAACCTGCACGCCCAGTTGAAGAGCGGCGTGCGGGCGTTGCGGGCGCCGGTGGACACGCTGGAAAGCAACTGGGCGTACATGGTGATGACGGCACTGGGCTGGAACGTGAAGGCGTGGTGGGCGTTGTCGTTGCCGGAACCGCCGGGCCGCTGGCGAGACAAGTATCGTCAGGAGAAGCGGTGGGTGTTGGGTTTGGAGTTCCGGAGTTTCGTCCACGCATTCGTCGGGCTGCCGTGCCAGGTTCTCCGGACGGGCCGCAAGCTAGTTTATCGTCTGTTGAGTTGGAACCCTCATTTACGGGTCTTCTTCCGACTGGTCGAGACGTTGAACTGTTGAGGCCTGGCAACCCGAAGTCGGGATCTGGATGTCCCGATCCGCAACGGCGCCGAAAGCGATCGCGCGAAACGGAGGCTGAATACTCGGGTTGTTGAAGGAGATATAACAATGAAGAAGCCCACTCTCATGAGTGGGGCCAGAGATGATATGCAATTTACCAGAGCGACACTGCCTACATCGCGATCGCAACCGCCCTCGCTTGTTTAAGGACTAGAAGAAGCCCGAGCCCAAACGCCAATTGTTCGGGACATCATCGGTAGTCCCTTCCGCACAGTTACCGTCGACCCTTCGTGGCTGACTTCAGCAGTCGTGGCCATCGCCCGCGGCATCTACGCTGATCGGGCCTTCGACCGGACGCCGGTCCTCGCCGATGCCCTTCAAGACGCCGGGTGCGACGACGATGACATTTTGAGTCACCTCTGTGGAACTGGCCCACACGTGAAAGGGTGCTGGATAGTAGACCTGCTGCTGGGCAAACAGTAGCTCTGGGCGATGAGAGCCCGGAGATCGGTGCGCGGGAGGAAAAACTTCCGAAACACCTTCTCGCCAAGATCGGGCGAGGAATCGAGGAGGGATTTCAAATCGGTGAGCTGGTTCCGGCAGGCGATCGGATCGAACACGTGTGGCTGAAAGTCGGGCATCGCTCGTCCCCACTATCAGTCACCGATCCCGGCAAACAACTCCAGCCGTTCTTGCTGAAAAATGTCCAGGGCTTCCGGGGGTTGTCCGGCCACAGCGCGAAGAATGACCCGCCAGGTGCCATCGACGTGGAAGAGGTACAGTGGCTCCGCAGTCGCTAGCTTTTTGGCCCCGGCCGCCGGCCACTGGGCGAGTGGCACCCCTGCGAGTGCGTCGAGTCGGTCCCGCACGGTCGCCTGCTCTTCGCCCGAAAGTTGATGAAGGGCCATCAAGGCCCGGCGGTGAAGCGTGTATTTGCTCGCTACCATCGGAATCCTCCGACCCAATAACGATACCGGTTTGCGGACGAACGCGCGTGTCGGGCTCACGGGAATTGTAACCGGAAACGAGTTACCGTCGCTAGTTCGGCTCGGGGCTGGGAACCAGTCGGGTTTCCGTCACGTGATTTGAAGGCGCGCGCGACAGGGTAGGTCTGAGTCGCTCGGGGAAAACGCCGGCGGCCGCGTTGTCCCGGCTCAGGTTTCGGGCCATAATCGTGGCGACCCGCGTCACGAGCCTCTCTCGTAGGGGACGGGCATGCGACACCGGCGGACGCCACCCGCGCTGCCCGCGGACCTACAGGAGCGACTCGGCCGGCCGGAGGCCGTGTTCGGCCCGAACTGGCGGTTCCTCACCACGTCGACGATCGCGGGCGCCGGCTTGGTCCTGCTGGGTGTCGTCTTCTGTTCGGTCTGGGCCGCCAGCGTCCCGCGGGGTCGGGCACCCGAAGGCCCGTTGTACCTGCTGTTGGGCGGCGGGTTGATAACCTGCGGGTTGGCCGCCGTGGTGCTGCCACGGCAAGTCCCGCCGACCTGGATCTTCGTCTGCCCGCATGGATTGGCCTGGGGCCGCGGGGAGGACTGGAAGGCCATTGAGTGGGCGGAGGTGATCCGGTTCGAGGACGCCGCCCTGCCCGCCGGGGTGCAGGTCCGGCAGTGCCGGCTGGTGCGGCACGAGCGTACCGCCTCGTGGCGTCGTACATTTCGAGCAAAGTGGGGGGTCATTCGGGGCAAAGTTCTGGGCGATCTGTGGGTGAAGTGGTGGGATGGTCGCCACACGCAAGATAATTTGTCTGTTGAGAAGCTGACCAACCGTGTTCACTTACCTGCTAGCAGAGGAGTGCCCATGTCGTCTCGATTGTTCTGGCGCGCTGTGGTGCTTGTGTGCGGGTGGATGCCCTGGATGCTCCCATTGGCAGCCGCCCAGGAGCCGAAAACTGCCAACGATTTCTACAACCGTGGGGTGACGTGGGTCAAGAAGGGCGAGTTCGACAAGGCGGTCAAAGACTACGACGAAGCCATCCGACTCGACCCTAAACACGCTGACGCTTACTACAGCCGTGGGGCGGTGTGGGCCGAGAAGGGTGAGTTCGACAAGGCCACCAAAGACTTCGACGAAGCCATCCGACTTAACCCCAAAGATGCAGCCACATTCTACAACCGTGGGGTGACGTGGGTCAAGAAGGGTGAGTTCGACAAGGCGGTCAAAGACTACGACGAAGCCATCCGACTCAACCCCAAATACGCTGACGCTTTCTACAACCGTGGGGTGATATGGGCCGGGAAGGCCGAGTTCGACAAGGCGATCAAAGACTTCGACGAAGTCATCCGACTCAACCCCAAAGATGCGCGCGCTTTCAACAACCGTGGATCTGCATGGGCCAACAACGGTGAATCTGACAAGGCGGTCAAGGACTATGACGAAGCCATCCGACTTAACCCCAAATACGTTAACGCGTTCATCAACCGTGGGCTGACATGGGCCGGGGAGGGTAAGTTCGACAAGGCGATCAAAGACTTCAACGAAGCCATCCAACTCAACCCCAAATTCGCTCTCGCTTTCTACTCCCGTGGGTTGGCGTGGAAGGCGAAGGGAGAAAACGAGAAGGCTGCCAAGGATTTCGCCGAGGCCGAGCGGTTGCAGGAACTCAAGAAGTAGTAGACCTCCCGGCCGTTCGATTGCGAAGACGGTTTTGCCAGACGCCGCGCCCACGCGATCGTTCCGCCGTGTGCTTCGACCACCTGTTTGGCGACCGCCAAACCCAATCCGATTCGCCGCGTTGTCCCGGCCCAGGTTTCGGGCCATAATCGTGGCGACCCGCGTCACGAGCCTCTCTCGTAGGGGACAGGCATGCAACACCGGCGGACGCCACCCGCGCTGCCCGCGGACCTACAGGAGCGACTCGGCCGGCCGGAGGACGTGTTCGGCCCGAACTGGCGGTTCCTCACCTCGTCGACGATCGCGGGCGCCGGTTTGGTCCTGCTGGGTGTCGTCTTCTGTTCGGTCTGGGCCGCCAGCGTCCCGCGGGGTCGGGCACCCGAAGGCCCGTTGTACCTGCTGTTGGGCGGCGGGTTGATGACCTGCGGGTTGGCCGCCGTGGTGCTGCCACGGCAAGTCCCGCCGACCTGGATATTCGTCTGTCCGCGGGGGCTGGTCCGGGTCCGCGTGGAGGACTGGAGGGTCATCGAGTGGGCGGAGGTGATCCGGTTCGAGGACGCCGCCCTGCCCGCCGGGGTGCAGGTCCGGCAGTGCCGGCTGGTCCTGGCCGGCGGTGGCGAGTGGGGATTCCTGGCCAATTCCGTGGCCGACTACCCTCGGCTGACCGAGGTCCTGCGGCGGAAGGTGGCCCCAACCCTCTAACGGACCCAGCCCGCAAAAAAGTTTGGGCCGGTGAGTTTTTGTTCTGCGCCGGAGGACGAACGGATGGCAACGGCCGGGCAAGAAACAGCGGCTTCCGCTACTCCGCCGGAACACAATGGGGCGTTCACTCTGATTGACCTCATGCACCTGCTGATCCGGGACGGCAGCATTGCGGGGTGTGCGATCGCGGGTTGGTGGCTGGGCGGGTGGTACGGCGCGGTGGCCAGTTTACCCGTTGGGTGGGCGGTCGGGTGGGCCACGCGGTGCGCCGTCGTGTTCCTGCTAGCGGTAGTGTTAAAGCAGCTGTTCGGGGGCACCATTTGGGGTCCGGGCGGTCACGCCAGACCCGACGCCACAGACGGCAGGGCCTGATTCGGCGTCTGGGACTGCAAGCGCACCGGTGCCCTGCCACTGCGGGGCGTTGTTGTGATGTCGCCGAGTACGAAGATGGACGATGCCGACCGACTCTTCTCACAGGGCAGGGCCAACCCGGAGAAATTCGGATGGCCGATTCGTTCATCCGCGGGCGAGCGCCCCGACCCCGAGCGAATCGGCGAGGCGGCGCGCCTGCTGGGGCGGCCGGCATTTCTCGTCGATGCCGACGGCTACGAGTGTGAAATCATCGGGGCTGCTACCAACGCCTCCGGCGACATTGCGTATGTCGAGTCTCGCACAAAGGATGTCGGATTCAATCAATACGGCGCCAACCAACGCCACATTGATGTCTCCATTCGCATCCATTTGGCCGGAAAATCGGGACCGCACAGGTCTGCCGAAATCGAGTCGTACAATCCGTTCTTCGGGTGCGACATTCGGTTTTTTGAGTGGAAAGATCGCACGGTAGTTCTCATCTACCGCGAAAAGCACGATACTTATGCCTGTCGCTTCGGGGATATCTGGCCGCCGCGATTCGTGGAGATCGAGGATGATTGGGTTCTCAACGGAAACATTCTCGGTTATGTCGGTTACAAGGAAAAAGTGGTTCGCCGACTGAGCTTTCCCGAGTTAGACGTGCTTGACCCAATATCGGCGGCCGAAGCGATTCGAATTAGTCTGCTGCCACAGAACCGACGGGCGACATAACCGGCCGCTGCACCTGACGCCGCCCGCATTCTGTTAGCAGTACAGCGCAGTAATTTAATAGGATGGGAGGGAAGGATTTAGGAGGAATCACATGACCGAGCAGGAAATCGTGGGCGTCGGCCCGGCGTTCGCCCGGTATCTGGGCCGGTATCGGGACGTGTTCCGGCAGGACCGCACGGCCGCCCACTTCGACACGTATTGTCGGGGCCTGTTATCCGACCTGCCGCGGAAATCGATCGAACCGATCGCGTTGGCGAGCGGGACGACGGTCCGTACCCTCCAGTTGTTCGTGACGACCTCGGTGTGGTCGTACGACGAGGCCCGGACGCGGTTGCACCGATTCGTGGCCGATACGCTGGCCGATCTCCCGACCGATCCCGTCGGAACGGTCGGGGTGATCGACGAGACGAGCAGCCGGAAGTGGGGGGATCACACTCCGGGCGTCCAACGGCAGTACCTGGGGTGTGTGGGCAAGGTCG
The Fimbriiglobus ruber genome window above contains:
- a CDS encoding IS1380 family transposase, with product MKPIFRRWFQKGKARIDRRLDQTRNPLSPEPVLKARNIHYEVSDKAQAIHCGGIGLIHALGQRFGLAKTIDQKLHLLKFHVPYHESDHVLTLAYNPLCGGTCLQDLELLRNDETFLNALDARRIPDPTTAGDFCRRFLASDVEALIDAINEVRRRVWAEQPESFFDCATIDMDGTLVGTTGPCKDGMDIAYDGTWGYHPLVVSLAETGEVLSIVNRPGNRPSHEGAAREVNRSLVLCLEAGFRTVLLRGDTDFSQTQYLDGWNAIRKTRFLFGYDAVPTLVQKAEELPDHAWRRLTRPARYHVNTQPRRTPENVKARIVTEREYETLRLDSEDIAEFEYRPTACRQKYRMVVIRKNITKAKGEAALFDDVRYFFYITNEREWSADAIVFSANDRCHQENLHAQLKSGVRALRAPVDTLESNWAYMVMTALGWNVKAWWALSLPEPPGRWRDKYRQEKRWVLGLEFRSFVHAFVGLPCQVLRTGRKLVYRLLSWNPHLRVFFRLVETLNC
- a CDS encoding tetratricopeptide repeat protein; translation: MRHRRTPPALPADLQERLGRPEAVFGPNWRFLTTSTIAGAGLVLLGVVFCSVWAASVPRGRAPEGPLYLLLGGGLITCGLAAVVLPRQVPPTWIFVCPHGLAWGRGEDWKAIEWAEVIRFEDAALPAGVQVRQCRLVRHERTASWRRTFRAKWGVIRGKVLGDLWVKWWDGRHTQDNLSVEKLTNRVHLPASRGVPMSSRLFWRAVVLVCGWMPWMLPLAAAQEPKTANDFYNRGVTWVKKGEFDKAVKDYDEAIRLDPKHADAYYSRGAVWAEKGEFDKATKDFDEAIRLNPKDAATFYNRGVTWVKKGEFDKAVKDYDEAIRLNPKYADAFYNRGVIWAGKAEFDKAIKDFDEVIRLNPKDARAFNNRGSAWANNGESDKAVKDYDEAIRLNPKYVNAFINRGLTWAGEGKFDKAIKDFNEAIQLNPKFALAFYSRGLAWKAKGENEKAAKDFAEAERLQELKK